One part of the Stigmatella aurantiaca genome encodes these proteins:
- a CDS encoding endo-1,4-beta-xylanase, translated as MARPLPLLITLCLAACGGQEGLWEPEAQDALGTHTAEAVAVGGGLKTLAATHGITFGGVAKRSAIDNDAPFRGTLTREFNLVTPENELKMKFIQPNQRDEFLWGDADTLVNYARTNGLALHGHTLVWYKVPAWVDSTALSEREAVMKTFITTVATRYQGKVWAWDVVNEAFNDDGSYRNSVWYQAMGTGFVDKAFWTARTADPGAKLVYNDYGIETINAKSNAVYAMIQGLLARGVPFDGLAFQMHIKQKGINYQSFADNMRRFAALGIQLYVSEMDVATDSHPATAADLTAQADVYWNILDRVLQQPAVKAFQLWGVTDKYTWLPSNDPLIFDASYNEKPAYAALEHRLQTGGFSGRYTLVNKRTGKALHVAGSAQTNAAALVQYDVNETWAAQQWSFNYVGGRSYQVLNHHSGLAMKVKDGSTLEGALLEQYTPDLSLDSEQWELIYAGNGYHALRNKRSQRLLVAFPGENNTPVQQYSPYVPTAEFTDSQLWTLRRVP; from the coding sequence ATGGCCCGCCCCCTGCCCCTGCTCATCACGCTCTGCCTCGCGGCCTGCGGAGGACAAGAAGGGCTGTGGGAGCCGGAGGCGCAGGACGCCCTGGGCACACACACGGCGGAGGCCGTGGCGGTGGGCGGAGGGCTCAAGACGCTGGCGGCCACCCACGGCATCACCTTTGGCGGGGTGGCCAAGCGCTCGGCGATCGACAACGACGCGCCCTTCCGCGGCACGTTGACGCGCGAGTTCAACCTGGTCACCCCCGAGAACGAGCTGAAGATGAAGTTCATCCAGCCCAACCAGAGGGACGAGTTCCTCTGGGGGGATGCGGACACGCTGGTGAACTACGCGCGCACCAACGGCCTGGCCCTGCATGGCCACACGCTCGTCTGGTACAAGGTCCCCGCCTGGGTGGACAGCACCGCCCTGAGTGAGCGCGAGGCGGTGATGAAGACCTTCATCACCACCGTGGCCACCCGCTACCAGGGCAAGGTCTGGGCGTGGGACGTGGTCAACGAGGCCTTCAACGACGATGGCTCGTACCGCAACTCCGTCTGGTACCAGGCCATGGGCACGGGCTTCGTGGACAAGGCCTTCTGGACGGCGCGCACCGCGGACCCGGGCGCCAAGCTCGTCTACAACGACTACGGCATCGAGACGATCAACGCCAAGTCCAATGCCGTGTACGCGATGATCCAAGGCCTGCTGGCCAGGGGCGTGCCCTTCGATGGCCTCGCCTTCCAGATGCACATCAAGCAGAAGGGCATCAACTACCAGAGCTTCGCGGACAACATGCGGCGCTTCGCGGCGCTGGGCATCCAGCTCTACGTGAGCGAGATGGACGTCGCCACCGACAGCCACCCGGCCACCGCCGCGGACCTGACGGCCCAGGCGGACGTGTACTGGAACATCCTCGACCGGGTGCTCCAGCAGCCCGCCGTGAAGGCCTTCCAGCTCTGGGGCGTCACCGACAAGTACACGTGGCTGCCCAGCAATGATCCGCTCATCTTCGATGCGTCCTACAACGAGAAGCCCGCCTACGCGGCGCTGGAGCACCGGCTGCAGACGGGCGGCTTCTCGGGGCGCTACACCCTGGTGAACAAGCGCACCGGCAAGGCGCTGCACGTGGCGGGCAGCGCGCAGACCAACGCGGCGGCCCTGGTGCAGTACGACGTGAACGAGACCTGGGCCGCCCAGCAGTGGAGCTTCAACTACGTGGGGGGCCGCTCCTACCAGGTGCTCAACCACCACAGCGGGCTGGCCATGAAGGTGAAGGATGGTTCCACCCTGGAAGGGGCCCTCCTGGAGCAGTACACCCCGGACCTGTCCTTGGACAGCGAGCAGTGGGAGCTCATCTACGCGGGCAACGGCTACCACGCCCTGCGCAACAAGCGCAGCCAGCGCCTGCTGGTGGCCTTCCCCGGGGAGAACAACACCCCCGTGCAGCAGTACAGCCCCTACGTGCCCACGGCGGAGTTCACCGACAGCCAGCTGTGGACCCTGCGCCGCGTGCCGTGA
- a CDS encoding DUF2171 domain-containing protein, protein MVDAKQVQPKMPVICSNNVPFARVDHMDGSDTIKLARDENGEHHYIPLSWVQSVDESGIHLDRPGKDAMKQWSTDPLH, encoded by the coding sequence ATGGTCGACGCCAAGCAGGTACAGCCCAAGATGCCGGTGATTTGCTCGAACAACGTCCCCTTTGCCCGGGTGGACCACATGGATGGCAGCGACACCATCAAGCTCGCCCGCGACGAGAACGGCGAGCACCACTACATCCCCCTGTCCTGGGTGCAGTCCGTCGATGAGTCGGGCATCCACCTGGACCGTCCGGGCAAGGACGCCATGAAGCAGTGGTCCACCGACCCGCTGCACTGA
- a CDS encoding aromatic ring-hydroxylating dioxygenase subunit alpha: MSPRDEARAPGAPAGNISVVRLPDCWFILCASGELGGKPLMRTLQGTPLVLFRGEGGRPAALLDRCPHRNIPLSLGRVVEGQLQCGYHGWRFDAAGECRAIPGLSGETRAKARCAASYATREQDGFIWVYSTPGVEPTSEPYRFPLLEAPGYSTVRRVVRAPGSLHASLENTLDVPHTAFLHGGLFRTAKKRNEIEVVVRRGADRVEAEYIGEPRPQGLVGRVLAPGGGVVQHFDRFLMPSIAQVEYRIGAESHLMVSSAMTPVSDWDTLIYAVVTFRLPIPHWLVKPFLTPVAMHIFSQDSRILKQQTDTIHRFGTELYVSTELDVLGPAILRLLRSAGRQKTASEPEPEQETRLKMLV; this comes from the coding sequence ATGAGTCCTCGTGACGAGGCACGGGCGCCAGGCGCCCCGGCCGGCAACATCTCCGTGGTCCGGCTGCCGGACTGCTGGTTCATCCTCTGCGCCTCGGGGGAGCTGGGCGGCAAGCCGCTCATGCGCACCTTGCAGGGCACGCCGCTCGTGCTCTTTCGAGGGGAGGGGGGGCGGCCCGCAGCGCTCCTGGACCGCTGTCCCCACCGCAACATCCCGCTGTCGCTGGGGCGGGTCGTCGAGGGCCAGCTCCAGTGCGGCTACCACGGGTGGCGCTTCGACGCGGCCGGGGAGTGCCGCGCGATTCCCGGCCTGAGCGGGGAGACGCGCGCCAAGGCCCGTTGCGCGGCCTCCTATGCCACGCGCGAGCAGGACGGGTTCATCTGGGTGTACTCGACGCCCGGCGTGGAGCCCACCTCGGAGCCCTACCGCTTCCCACTGCTGGAGGCGCCCGGCTACAGCACCGTGCGCCGCGTGGTGCGCGCCCCGGGCTCGCTGCACGCCTCGCTGGAGAACACGCTGGATGTGCCGCACACCGCGTTCCTGCACGGGGGGCTGTTTCGCACCGCGAAGAAGCGCAACGAAATCGAGGTGGTGGTGCGCCGGGGCGCGGACCGGGTGGAGGCCGAGTACATCGGCGAGCCGCGCCCCCAGGGGCTCGTGGGCCGGGTGCTGGCCCCGGGCGGCGGGGTGGTGCAGCACTTCGACCGGTTCCTGATGCCGTCCATCGCCCAGGTGGAGTACCGCATCGGCGCGGAGAGCCACCTGATGGTCAGCTCCGCGATGACGCCGGTGTCCGACTGGGACACGCTCATCTACGCGGTGGTGACGTTCCGGCTGCCCATTCCCCACTGGCTGGTGAAGCCGTTCCTCACCCCCGTGGCGATGCACATCTTCTCGCAGGACTCGCGCATCCTGAAGCAGCAGACGGACACCATCCACCGCTTCGGCACCGAGCTGTACGTCTCCACCGAGCTGGACGTGCTGGGCCCCGCCATCCTGCGCCTGCTGCGCTCCGCGGGCCGGCAGAAGACGGCGTCCGAGCCCGAGCCCGAGCAGGAGACGCGGCTGAAGATGCTCGTGTGA
- a CDS encoding PLP-dependent cysteine synthase family protein — protein MSTRPPCRPLPADGRFLQSIGPTPLVPVRLREEDPVVWCKLEFLNPSGSTKDRIARYMLEKAWRLGELCPGGEVVEASSGSTSIALALAAAQMGVKFTAVMPEGVTGERVLTIRAYGGDVVLVPRGEGIRGAIARAEELARERGAFAPRQFENPDNAEAHRVWTGQEILSQVPGGLVHGVVSGVGTGGTVVGLYQAFAEAGCPVVPFVARPISGLGTDIECCSFSSRVPGVVDGLSRLYREADLPGLVELNVSDEAAMNTARALIRRGFPVGPSSGLNYVAAVEAARRLGVGAQVVTVFPDRMERYFSTELLQGRGPA, from the coding sequence ATGAGCACCCGCCCGCCCTGCCGCCCGCTGCCCGCCGATGGACGCTTCCTCCAGTCCATCGGCCCCACCCCGCTGGTGCCGGTCCGGCTGCGCGAGGAGGACCCCGTGGTGTGGTGCAAGCTGGAGTTCCTCAACCCCAGCGGCTCCACGAAGGACCGCATCGCCCGGTACATGCTGGAGAAGGCGTGGCGGCTGGGCGAGCTGTGCCCCGGCGGCGAGGTGGTGGAGGCCTCCAGCGGCTCGACGAGCATCGCGCTGGCGCTGGCCGCGGCGCAGATGGGGGTGAAGTTCACCGCGGTGATGCCCGAGGGCGTCACCGGCGAGCGCGTGCTCACCATCCGCGCCTATGGCGGGGACGTGGTGCTCGTCCCCCGCGGGGAGGGCATCCGGGGCGCCATCGCGCGGGCGGAGGAGCTGGCGCGCGAGCGGGGCGCCTTCGCGCCGCGCCAGTTCGAGAACCCGGACAACGCCGAGGCCCACCGCGTGTGGACGGGCCAGGAGATTCTCTCCCAGGTTCCGGGCGGGCTGGTGCACGGCGTGGTGAGCGGCGTGGGCACGGGCGGCACGGTGGTGGGCCTGTACCAGGCGTTCGCGGAGGCCGGCTGTCCCGTGGTGCCCTTCGTGGCCCGGCCCATCTCCGGCCTGGGCACCGACATCGAGTGTTGCAGCTTCAGCTCGCGGGTGCCCGGCGTGGTGGACGGGCTGTCCAGGCTCTACCGCGAGGCGGACCTGCCGGGGCTGGTGGAGCTGAACGTCTCGGACGAGGCGGCCATGAACACGGCCCGGGCCCTCATCCGGCGGGGCTTTCCGGTGGGGCCCTCCTCGGGGCTCAACTACGTGGCGGCGGTGGAGGCGGCCCGGCGGCTGGGCGTCGGCGCCCAGGTGGTGACGGTGTTCCCGGACCGCATGGAGCGCTACTTCTCCACGGAGCTGCTCCAGGGCCGCGGCCCCGCGTAG
- a CDS encoding DUF2378 family protein has product MPNEKLVFAQSVEALFVRSLGPRIMREERLRLREAGLDLSEPLRPAYLLEQWKTFLRAAASAVFPTNSCEAAHFALGEHLVQGYRQTAVGRASMSLISHMGPRGTLERISHNFRAGNNFNEARVEELKDRSATLWLKDVAADNPFFSAGFLTETLRGAGALDIRVEPIAFEESSATFRLAWALGARRPASGPHAAI; this is encoded by the coding sequence ATGCCGAACGAGAAGCTTGTCTTCGCTCAGTCCGTGGAAGCCCTTTTTGTCCGGTCTCTGGGTCCCCGCATCATGCGAGAGGAGCGGCTGCGGCTGCGGGAGGCGGGGTTGGACCTGTCCGAGCCCTTGCGGCCGGCCTACCTGCTGGAGCAGTGGAAGACGTTCCTGCGGGCGGCGGCCTCGGCGGTGTTCCCCACCAACTCCTGCGAGGCGGCGCACTTCGCGCTGGGCGAGCACCTCGTGCAGGGCTACCGGCAGACGGCGGTGGGCCGGGCGAGCATGTCGCTCATCTCCCACATGGGCCCTCGGGGCACCCTGGAGCGCATCTCTCACAACTTCCGCGCCGGCAACAACTTCAACGAGGCGCGCGTGGAGGAGCTGAAGGACCGCTCCGCCACGCTGTGGCTGAAGGACGTGGCCGCCGACAACCCCTTCTTCAGCGCGGGCTTCCTGACCGAGACGCTCCGGGGCGCCGGCGCCCTGGACATCCGCGTGGAGCCCATCGCCTTCGAAGAGTCCTCGGCCACCTTCCGGCTCGCCTGGGCGCTGGGAGCCCGCCGGCCCGCCTCCGGACCTCACGCCGCTATATAA
- a CDS encoding DEAD/DEAH box helicase, producing the protein MAPQISIDFLAAPAAHPALEPFHPVVQRWFTERLGEPSRPQVEGWPLIQGGSDVLIAAPTGSGKTLTAFLAALDMLFRQALEGTLLDATQVLYVSPLKALGNDVQKNLLQPLEELLARARAEGYRPQELRVQVRTGDTSASERARMLRRPPHILITTPESIYLYLTADRARSTLRSVHTVIVDEIHALARDKRGSHFALSMERLKALTLVRPQLIGLSATQKPLDQIARFLTGATLEECRRVEVGHQRPWELTVEIPDEELGSIATHEMWGQIYDRLVQLTTEHRTTLIFVNTRRLAERVAHDLGERLGHDKVAAHHGSMSREIRLAAEERLKSGQLSAMVATASLELGIDVGNVDMVVQLGSTRAISVLLQRVGRAGHYKGGISRGILFAMTRDELMECAALLNAVREGDLDAVRMPEKPLDVLAQQIVAACACEEWDERALFSIFQRAHPYRELTWEEYQAVLEMLSEGVALRRGRSGVHLHRDRVNHRLKARRGVRITALTNGGAIPDTFTFSVTAEPEGKVVGQLDEDFAVESSPGDIFLLGSTAWRIQRVIGSTVQVEDAKGAPPNVPFWRGEAPGRTDELSLQVGRLREELLRHENPASFLQKELRMSAPAVDALLGYLRLGQKMLGVVPSHTTVVAERFFDEAGGMQLIIHAPFGSRINRAWGMALRKSFCRSFDFELQAAATEDGILLSLGDQHSFPLADIFDFVHPDRAEEVLTQAILQAPLFGTRFRWNATRSLALNRFMGGKRVAPNLQRARSEDLLASVFPAQVGCQDNHGGGDIELPDHPLVNQTMGDCLHEAMDIQGLREVLRRMKDGRIRLEARDVPEPSVFAHQMIHSMPYTFLDDAPAEERRVRNVALRRSMPAEDAASFGSLDADAIAQVVEDAAPPMRDADELHDALLQLVLLRAAEVPRGLEVPLFQQGRVAWLERPGGRFLVAAERGSAIRALFPDVAPQPPLPVLEHDRPMEREAATLQVVRGYMEMLGPTTAGELAQLVLLSESDVNMALHQLESSGNVLRGQYRPLLTPRSPDAPPPLEWCDRRLLQRIHRLTVGRLRKEIEPLSAQDFMRFLFRWHHLEELDALRGSTGLLKAIGLLQGYEAPASSWERFLLPARMKGYTPDLLERVCYEGGVAWGRLTVKDAKPPAGPRRGAPVPPPEPEAPRTRAPQPTRNASLTFARRENLDWMLAAARPHAVLSDGGVWLPADLSAAARDVVAVLEQRGACFFNDLVSRARRLPAEVEDALWELVARGLVTADAVQNLRVLQSPAQRRRQKLLQRGGPGRWSLLVPSEPKPAEEVTDALARLFLQRYGIVWRDLVIREALAPSWRELLFVYRRMEARGEVRGGRFVSGFVGEQFALPEAVDVARAVRRHAPSGVRVQLSAVDPLNLTGVVTPGPRVPATVGNVVTWVDGIPQGVDALAEEGGEDSEGEEDEGQAAAG; encoded by the coding sequence ATGGCCCCGCAAATCTCCATCGACTTCCTGGCTGCCCCGGCGGCCCACCCCGCGTTGGAGCCGTTCCACCCCGTCGTGCAGCGCTGGTTCACCGAGCGGCTGGGAGAGCCCTCGAGGCCCCAGGTGGAAGGCTGGCCTCTCATCCAGGGCGGCTCGGACGTTCTCATCGCCGCGCCCACCGGCAGCGGCAAGACGCTCACCGCCTTCCTGGCCGCGCTGGACATGCTCTTCCGCCAGGCGCTGGAGGGCACGCTCCTGGACGCCACCCAGGTGCTGTACGTGTCGCCGCTCAAGGCGCTGGGCAACGACGTGCAGAAGAACCTCCTCCAGCCACTGGAGGAGCTGCTGGCGCGGGCGCGCGCGGAGGGCTACCGGCCCCAGGAGCTGCGCGTGCAGGTGCGCACGGGCGACACCTCCGCCTCCGAGCGGGCGCGGATGCTGCGCCGCCCCCCGCACATCCTCATCACCACGCCGGAGTCCATCTACCTCTACCTCACCGCGGACCGGGCCCGGAGCACGCTGCGCTCGGTGCACACCGTCATCGTGGATGAAATCCACGCGCTGGCGCGGGACAAGCGAGGCAGCCACTTCGCGCTCTCCATGGAGCGGCTCAAGGCGCTCACCCTGGTGCGCCCGCAGCTCATCGGCCTGTCGGCCACGCAGAAGCCGCTGGACCAGATCGCCCGCTTCCTCACCGGCGCCACGCTGGAGGAGTGCCGGCGCGTGGAGGTGGGGCACCAGCGGCCGTGGGAGCTGACGGTCGAGATTCCGGACGAGGAGCTGGGCTCGATCGCCACCCACGAGATGTGGGGCCAGATTTATGACCGGCTGGTGCAGCTCACCACCGAGCACCGCACCACGCTCATCTTCGTGAACACGCGGCGGCTGGCCGAGCGCGTGGCGCATGACCTGGGGGAGCGGCTCGGCCACGACAAGGTGGCCGCGCACCACGGCAGCATGTCCCGGGAGATCCGCCTCGCGGCGGAGGAGCGGCTCAAGTCGGGCCAGCTCTCGGCGATGGTGGCCACCGCGTCGCTGGAGCTGGGCATCGACGTGGGCAACGTGGACATGGTGGTGCAGCTGGGCAGCACGCGCGCCATCTCCGTGCTGCTCCAGCGCGTGGGCCGTGCGGGCCACTACAAGGGCGGCATCTCCAGGGGCATCCTCTTCGCGATGACGCGCGACGAGCTGATGGAGTGCGCCGCGCTGCTCAACGCCGTGCGCGAGGGCGACCTGGACGCGGTGCGCATGCCGGAGAAGCCGCTGGACGTGCTGGCCCAGCAGATCGTCGCCGCGTGCGCCTGCGAGGAGTGGGACGAGCGCGCCCTGTTCTCCATCTTCCAGCGCGCCCACCCGTACCGGGAGCTCACCTGGGAGGAGTACCAGGCGGTGCTGGAGATGCTCTCCGAGGGCGTGGCGCTGCGCCGGGGCCGCAGCGGGGTGCACCTGCACCGGGACCGGGTGAACCACCGGCTGAAGGCCCGGCGCGGGGTGCGCATCACCGCGCTGACCAACGGCGGCGCCATCCCGGACACCTTCACCTTCTCCGTCACCGCCGAGCCCGAGGGCAAGGTGGTGGGCCAGCTCGACGAGGACTTCGCGGTGGAGTCCTCCCCCGGGGACATCTTCCTGCTGGGCTCCACGGCGTGGCGCATCCAGCGCGTCATCGGCAGCACGGTGCAGGTGGAGGACGCGAAGGGCGCCCCGCCCAACGTGCCCTTCTGGCGCGGCGAGGCCCCGGGACGCACCGACGAGCTGTCGCTCCAGGTGGGCCGGCTGCGCGAGGAGCTGCTGCGGCACGAGAACCCGGCCTCCTTCCTCCAGAAGGAGCTGCGCATGTCCGCCCCAGCGGTGGACGCGCTCCTGGGCTACCTGCGGCTGGGGCAGAAGATGCTGGGCGTGGTGCCCAGCCACACCACCGTGGTGGCCGAGCGCTTCTTCGATGAGGCGGGCGGCATGCAGCTCATCATCCACGCGCCCTTTGGCAGCCGCATCAACCGGGCCTGGGGCATGGCGCTGCGCAAGAGCTTCTGCCGCTCGTTCGACTTCGAGCTGCAGGCGGCGGCCACCGAGGACGGCATCCTCCTGTCCCTGGGAGACCAGCACTCGTTCCCCCTGGCGGACATCTTCGACTTCGTCCACCCGGACCGCGCCGAGGAGGTGCTGACCCAGGCCATCCTCCAGGCGCCCCTCTTCGGCACCCGCTTCCGGTGGAACGCCACGCGCTCGCTGGCGCTCAACCGCTTCATGGGCGGCAAGCGCGTGGCGCCCAACCTCCAGCGCGCCCGGAGCGAGGACCTGCTGGCCTCCGTCTTCCCCGCGCAGGTGGGCTGTCAGGACAACCACGGCGGCGGGGACATCGAGCTGCCGGACCATCCGCTGGTGAACCAGACGATGGGCGACTGCCTGCACGAGGCCATGGACATCCAGGGCCTGCGCGAGGTGCTGCGCCGCATGAAGGACGGGCGCATCCGCCTGGAGGCGCGGGACGTGCCGGAGCCCAGCGTCTTCGCGCACCAGATGATCCACAGCATGCCCTACACCTTCCTGGACGACGCGCCGGCGGAGGAGCGGCGGGTGCGCAACGTGGCGCTGCGCCGGTCGATGCCGGCCGAGGACGCCGCGTCCTTCGGCTCGCTGGACGCGGACGCCATCGCCCAGGTGGTGGAGGACGCGGCGCCGCCCATGCGCGACGCGGACGAGCTGCACGACGCGCTGCTCCAGCTCGTGCTGCTGCGCGCCGCCGAGGTGCCCCGGGGGCTGGAGGTGCCGCTCTTCCAGCAGGGCCGCGTGGCGTGGCTGGAGCGCCCGGGCGGGCGCTTCCTGGTGGCCGCCGAGCGGGGCAGTGCCATCCGGGCCCTCTTCCCGGATGTGGCGCCGCAGCCGCCGCTGCCCGTGCTGGAGCATGACCGGCCCATGGAGCGCGAGGCCGCCACGCTCCAGGTGGTGCGCGGCTACATGGAGATGCTGGGGCCCACCACGGCGGGGGAGCTGGCCCAGCTCGTGCTCCTGAGCGAGTCCGATGTGAACATGGCCCTGCACCAGCTGGAGAGCTCGGGCAACGTGCTGCGCGGGCAGTACCGGCCGCTGCTCACCCCGCGCTCGCCAGATGCGCCGCCGCCGCTCGAGTGGTGCGACCGGCGCCTGCTCCAGCGCATCCACCGCCTCACGGTGGGGCGGCTGCGCAAGGAAATCGAGCCGCTGAGCGCGCAGGACTTCATGCGCTTCCTCTTCCGGTGGCACCACCTGGAGGAACTGGACGCACTGCGCGGCTCCACCGGCCTGCTCAAGGCCATTGGCCTGCTTCAGGGCTACGAGGCCCCGGCCTCCTCCTGGGAGCGCTTCCTGCTGCCCGCGCGCATGAAGGGCTATACGCCGGACCTGCTGGAGCGCGTCTGCTACGAGGGCGGGGTGGCGTGGGGCCGGCTCACGGTGAAGGACGCGAAGCCCCCGGCCGGGCCTCGCCGGGGCGCCCCGGTGCCCCCGCCGGAGCCCGAGGCCCCCCGGACGCGCGCCCCGCAGCCCACGCGCAACGCGAGCCTCACCTTCGCCCGCCGGGAGAACCTGGACTGGATGCTGGCCGCTGCGCGGCCCCACGCGGTGCTCTCGGACGGCGGGGTGTGGCTGCCCGCGGACCTGTCCGCCGCGGCGCGCGACGTGGTGGCGGTGCTGGAGCAGCGTGGGGCGTGCTTCTTCAATGATTTGGTGTCCCGCGCGCGCCGCCTGCCGGCCGAAGTCGAAGACGCATTGTGGGAGCTCGTGGCGCGCGGGCTCGTCACGGCCGACGCGGTGCAGAACCTGCGCGTGTTGCAGAGCCCGGCCCAGCGCAGGCGCCAGAAGCTGCTGCAGCGCGGGGGCCCGGGGCGCTGGAGCCTGCTGGTGCCCTCCGAGCCGAAGCCCGCGGAGGAGGTGACCGACGCGCTGGCCCGCCTGTTCCTCCAGCGCTACGGCATCGTCTGGAGAGACCTGGTGATACGCGAGGCGCTCGCGCCGAGCTGGCGCGAGCTGCTGTTCGTGTACCGGCGCATGGAGGCGCGCGGGGAGGTGCGCGGGGGCCGCTTCGTGTCGGGCTTCGTGGGCGAGCAGTTCGCGCTGCCGGAGGCGGTGGACGTGGCGCGGGCGGTGCGCCGGCACGCGCCCTCGGGCGTGCGGGTGCAGCTCTCCGCGGTGGATCCGCTCAACCTCACGGGCGTGGTGACGCCAGGCCCGCGCGTGCCCGCCACGGTGGGCAACGTGGTGACGTGGGTGGACGGGATTCCCCAGGGAGTCGATGCCCTCGCGGAGGAAGGGGGCGAGGACTCGGAGGGCGAAGAGGACGAGGGCCAGGCAGCCGCGGGCTGA